Within Limanda limanda chromosome 17, fLimLim1.1, whole genome shotgun sequence, the genomic segment TTAAGGACACGCCTGTAGAACCCTGGTGTGTTCATCACTCTTTCAGTTTCCTCCACACTCGCCTGCGGACGGCGACTCTGCGCCACGACGCCGACGGCCAGGCGGTGCTCCTCAACCTGCTGCTGAGGAACTACCTTCACTTCAACCTGTACGACCAGGCCGAGAAGCTGGTGTCCAAGTCGGTGTTTCCTGAACTCGCCAACAACAACGAGTGGGCCCGATACCTGTACTACACAGGTGAGACCGACGCCTCCGCGTGAGCCTTTCATTATTTGACAGTTCTTCGTGTGTTCCACCCCCCCTGCGTGTCATGTGACCCCTGCGTGTCATGTGACCCCTGCAGGTCGTATCAAGGCGATTCAGTTGGAGTACTCGGAGGCTCGCAGGACTCTGACCAACGCTCTGAGGAAAGCTCCCCAGCACACGGCGGTGGGATTCAAACAGACGGTGTGTATGACCCCAGCCCGAGGTGAGGATCAGTAGaggctctgtgattggtcactGAAGCCGGATCCTGATTGTGTGTGCAGGTCCACAAGCTGCTGATcgtggtggagctgctgctgggagaGATCCCTGACAGACTTCAGTTCAGACAACCTTCCCTCAAGAGATCCCTGATGCCCTACTTCCTGCTGACTCAGGGttagagtctctctctctcaccctctctctgtctgtctgcctgtctctctctctgtctctctctcaccctccctctctctctctctctgtctgtctctctctctgtctgtctgtctctctctctctctctctctctgtctctctctcaccctccctctctctctctctctgtctgtctctctctctctcaccctccctctctgtctgtctgtcgctctctctgtctgtctctctctcaccctctctctgtctgtctgtctgtctctctctctgtctctctctcaccctccctctctctctctctctgtctgtctctctctctcaccctccctctctgtctgtctgtcgctctctctgtctgtctctcaccctccctctctctctctctctgtctgtctctctctctcaccctctctctgtctgtctgtctgtctgtctctctctctgtctctctctcaccctccctctctctctctctctgtctgtctctctctctcaccctccctctctgtctgtctgtcgctctctctgtctgtctctctctcaccctctctctgtctgtctgtctgtctgtctctctctctgtctctctctcaccctccctctctctctctctctgtctgtctctctctctctcaccctccctctctgtctgtctgtcgctctctctgtctgtctctctctcaccctccctctctgtctgtctgtctctctctgtctctctctctctcaccctccctctctgtctgtctgtctctctctgtctctctctctctcaccctccctctctgtctgtctctctctctctcaccctctgtctgtctgtctctctctctgtctgtctctctctcaccctccctctctgtctgtctctctctctctcaccctctgtctgtctgtctgtctgtctgtctgtctgtctgtctgtctgtctgtctgtctgtctgtctgtctgtctgtctgtctgtctgtctgtctgtctgtctgtctgtctgtctgtctgtctctctctctgtctgtctctctctctcaccctccctctgtctgtctctctctctcaccctccctctgtctgtctctctctctctgtctctctctcaccctccctctctgtctctctctgtctgtctctctcaccctgtctctctctcaccctgtctgtctctctctcaccctccctctctgtctgtctgtctctctctgtctctctcaccctccctctctgtctgtctgtctctctctctctcaccctccctctctgtctctctctgtctgtctctctcaccctgtctctctctcaccctgtctgtctctctctcaccctccctctctgtctctccctgtctgtctctctctcaccctgtctccctgtctctctctgtctgtctctctcaccctgtctctctctcaccctgtctgtctctctctcaccctccctctctgtctgtctgtctctctctgtctctctctctctcaccctccctctctgtctctctctgtctgtctctctctctgtctgtctgtctctctcaccctccctctgtctgtctctctctctctgtctctctctcaccctccctctctgtctctctctgtctgtctctctctcaccctgtctgtctctctctcaccctccctctctgtctgtctgtctctctcaccctccctctctgtctctctctgtctgtctctctcaccctgtctctctctcaccctgtctgtctctctctcaccctccctctctgtctgtctgtctctctctgtctctctctctcaccctccctctctgtctctctctgtctgtctctctcaccctgtctctctctcaccctgtctgtctctctctcaccctccctctctgtctctctctgtctgtctctctctcaccctgtctgtctctctctcaccctccctctctgtctgtctgtctctctctcaccctccctctctgtctctctctgtctctctctctctcaccctccctctctgtctctctctgtctgtctctctcaccctgtctctctctcaccctgtctgtctctctctcaccctccctctctgtctgtctgtctctctctgtctctctctctcaccctccctctctgtctctctctgtctgtctctctctcaccctgtctccctgtctccctctagCTGTGAGAACAGGAAACCTGGCGAAGTTCAACCAGGTGTTGGATGAGTTTGGGGAGAAGTTCCAGACGGACGGGACGTACACTCTGATCATCCGCCTGAGACACAACGTCATTAAGACCGGTGAGCCAATCACAGGCTGttgtcctgcaggttgttgcaTCTGACACGAGAAACGTGATGCTAACGTCACTGTTTTTCCAGGTGTACGTATGATCAGCTTGTCGTACTCTCGTATCTCCCTGGCCGACATCgctctgaagctgcagctcgacAGTCCTGAGGACGCAGAGTTCATCGTCGCCAAGGTAACAAGGATTCATTCAAGTTCTCTAGAGTCCACAGAGCTACAGAGAGCTACAGACGGTCAGATCGTGTGTTTGCGTGGTTCTGATCACATCTCTGTTGTTCAGGCGATCCGTGACGGCGTGATCGAGGCGAGCATCAACCACGAGAAAGGTTTTGTCCAATCAAAAGAGACCATGGACATCTACGGCACCAGAGAGCCTCAGCTGGCATTTCACCAGAGAATCTCCTTCTGTCTGGATATACACAACATGTCTGTGAAGGTAACACACTGTCCGATACAGATGTCTGCGAAGATAACACACTgtcagatacacagacacacacattttaaagagTGAAATAATCATTGACTGTGTCTCCCCCTGCAGGCCATGAGGTTTCCTCCCAAAGCTTACAACAAAGACCTGGAGTCAGccgaggtaacacacacacagacacacacactcagatgatTGCACTTACTCACTGCTATGCTACATTTtgcatcactgtgtgtttgtgatgcgTTCAGGAGCGTCGGGAACGGGAGCAGCAGGACCTGGAGTTTGCAAAAGAAATGGCTGAGGACGATGACGACAGTTTCCCGTGACCTTGTTAAACGCACTTCCTGTGCAGACAGGAAGAAGTTCTGTGTGTTGGCAGCACACTGATGTTAGTCGATCATTTATAACCCACAAtgcccctctcctctcttttctctctggtgTGTATTCTGCTGTTATGCTTGAACTttaacttttgtgtt encodes:
- the psmd3 gene encoding 26S proteasome non-ATPase regulatory subunit 3 — its product is MKETAAKKRDKAGGRDLRAGQPKAPEPQDVEMPEEELTGPAKVKEQDGLTLEDIKEHVKQIEKAVSGKEPRFVLRALRALPSTSRRLNTTVVHKAVCGFFTNNAATRDFLLGFLEEPMEMAEGDVQFRPRTGKAASASLLPEVEAYLQLLLVVHLTNNKRYVEAQKVSDDLLQKIGSKNRRALDLVAAKCYYYHARVYEFLKKFDAIRSFLHTRLRTATLRHDADGQAVLLNLLLRNYLHFNLYDQAEKLVSKSVFPELANNNEWARYLYYTGRIKAIQLEYSEARRTLTNALRKAPQHTAVGFKQTVHKLLIVVELLLGEIPDRLQFRQPSLKRSLMPYFLLTQAVRTGNLAKFNQVLDEFGEKFQTDGTYTLIIRLRHNVIKTGVRMISLSYSRISLADIALKLQLDSPEDAEFIVAKAIRDGVIEASINHEKGFVQSKETMDIYGTREPQLAFHQRISFCLDIHNMSVKAMRFPPKAYNKDLESAEERREREQQDLEFAKEMAEDDDDSFP